A DNA window from bacterium contains the following coding sequences:
- a CDS encoding two-component sensor histidine kinase yields KGLGLGLVMVKSLAGANNGSVRLLDSHAGGSRFELTLPAAGKKE; encoded by the coding sequence AAAAGGGCTGGGGCTGGGCCTGGTGATGGTCAAGAGCCTGGCCGGCGCCAACAACGGCTCGGTCCGTCTTCTGGACAGCCATGCCGGCGGCTCGCGCTTTGAGCTGACGCTGCCGGCAGCGGGCAAAAAGGAATGA